One Gammaproteobacteria bacterium genomic region harbors:
- a CDS encoding FlaA1/EpsC-like NDP-sugar epimerase: MKNLFLSLPRHQKQIIAAATDFICLPIIFYFALMLHFDSLKLEPLKEYSWLAFSTGAISIPIFIKLELYQAVIRYIDQKIISVVVIGIMSSLLVLVGLFLLIGNARLSPALFLIYGINATLYILASRFIARVFFLGTAETDQMQRVAIYGAGQAGNMLANALKSGREYYPQIFIDDNPQLQNTTIGGIKVYPSSQLKKLVAIKRINSILLAIPSLTRHQQREIFDRLEPLKIQIKITPPIINLVKGISRVEDMRQIEIEDLLGRDPVEPNLKLLSVGITGKTVMVSGAGGSIGSELCRQIINLNPLRLILLDNSEFGLYSIDQELQNLKSTQGLDVEILTFMGSVLDYEKCKDILSTFTVNTIYHAAAYKHVPLVEYNPVEGIRNNVFGTLNFAKAADTTGVECFILISTDKAVRPTNVMGATKRLSELILQSFSHQGSRTRFSMVRFGNVLGSSGSVVPLFRKQILNGGPITITHPEITRYFMTITEAAQLVLQTGSMATGGDVFVLDMGEPIRITELATRMVHLSGHEIKTPETPNGTIEIKYTGLRPGEKLYEELLIGTNFTITDHPLIMRAQEAEVDWQFLEATLKQLEEACIRNDHPAIRSQLRAIVQEYCPVSEIADILWKKIIAANHRQHLEQITQCRE; encoded by the coding sequence ATGAAAAATTTATTTTTGAGTTTACCTCGTCATCAAAAACAAATTATCGCCGCAGCGACTGATTTTATTTGTTTACCTATCATATTCTATTTCGCTTTAATGCTTCATTTTGATAGTCTTAAACTCGAACCATTAAAAGAATACAGCTGGCTGGCTTTTTCGACCGGCGCAATTTCCATACCAATTTTTATAAAGCTCGAACTTTATCAAGCAGTTATCAGATATATTGACCAAAAAATAATTTCTGTTGTCGTCATAGGCATCATGTCATCGCTGCTGGTGCTCGTGGGGTTGTTTCTCCTTATCGGCAATGCACGACTTTCTCCCGCATTGTTCTTGATTTATGGGATAAACGCCACCCTATATATTTTAGCCAGCCGATTCATAGCACGCGTTTTTTTTCTTGGAACAGCAGAGACTGATCAAATGCAGCGCGTGGCCATCTATGGTGCGGGTCAAGCTGGAAACATGCTTGCAAATGCGCTTAAATCGGGACGTGAATATTACCCACAAATATTCATCGACGATAATCCACAACTGCAAAATACTACGATTGGTGGAATAAAAGTTTATCCATCTTCTCAACTTAAAAAATTAGTGGCCATAAAGCGTATCAATAGTATTTTATTAGCCATACCCTCATTGACGCGACACCAGCAGCGCGAAATATTCGATCGTCTGGAACCATTGAAAATTCAAATTAAGATTACCCCGCCGATCATTAATTTGGTAAAAGGTATTTCGCGTGTTGAAGATATGCGTCAGATCGAAATTGAAGATCTGCTTGGCAGAGATCCTGTCGAGCCAAATCTCAAATTACTTTCTGTAGGTATCACCGGAAAAACGGTCATGGTGAGTGGAGCAGGAGGTTCAATTGGATCTGAATTATGCAGACAAATCATTAATTTGAATCCCTTGCGACTCATTCTTCTCGACAACTCAGAATTCGGACTGTACTCAATTGATCAGGAATTACAAAATTTAAAATCCACGCAAGGACTTGATGTTGAGATACTCACATTCATGGGTTCTGTCCTTGACTACGAAAAATGTAAGGACATTCTTTCAACTTTCACAGTAAATACCATCTATCATGCAGCTGCCTACAAGCATGTACCGCTTGTAGAATATAATCCGGTCGAAGGCATTCGAAATAATGTATTTGGCACGCTTAATTTTGCTAAAGCCGCAGATACTACAGGTGTCGAATGCTTTATTCTCATTTCCACCGATAAGGCGGTACGTCCCACCAATGTGATGGGAGCCACCAAACGTTTATCAGAACTTATTTTGCAATCTTTTTCGCACCAAGGTTCACGGACGCGATTCTCCATGGTACGTTTTGGTAATGTGCTTGGTTCTTCAGGGTCGGTAGTACCACTATTTCGTAAACAAATTTTGAATGGTGGCCCAATTACCATCACGCATCCTGAAATCACACGTTATTTCATGACCATCACGGAAGCAGCACAACTTGTATTGCAAACGGGATCGATGGCTACGGGGGGGGATGTTTTCGTGCTTGATATGGGCGAACCAATACGAATCACTGAATTAGCAACGCGTATGGTGCATTTGAGTGGACACGAAATAAAAACACCAGAAACACCGAACGGCACCATTGAAATCAAGTATACAGGCTTACGTCCGGGCGAAAAGCTGTATGAGGAATTGCTGATCGGCACTAATTTTACCATTACCGATCACCCCTTGATTATGCGTGCACAAGAAGCTGAAGTTGATTGGCAATTTTTGGAAGCCACGCTCAAACAACTAGAAGAAGCCTGTATTCGTAATGACCATCCTGCTATTCGTTCCCAATTACGCGCTATCGTTCAGGAATATTGCCCCGTCTCTGAAATAGCCGATATCCTGTGGAAAAAAATAATAGCCGCGAATCATCGCCAGCATCTTGAACAAATCACACAATGTCGTGAATAG
- the lipA gene encoding lipoyl synthase translates to MNSPFLRKPDWIRIRAPSGKSVTRIKNILRAATLHTVCEEASCPNLGECFSNGTATFLIMGDRCTRCCPFCDVGHGQPQPLDPDEPAHLATTVAALGLRYVVVTSVDRDDLRDGGAGHFSNCIRAIRACVPQIRIEILTPDFRGRMERALNLLAVDPPDIFNHNLETVPRLYREVRPGADYDHSLTLLRTFAARHPNVPTKSGLMLGLGETRAEVEEVLRDLISNGCARITVGQYLQPSRQHLPVARFVHPEEFLSLRQYAKELGFTHIASAPMVRSSYYAELQATENETHG, encoded by the coding sequence GTGAATAGTCCATTTCTCCGTAAACCCGACTGGATCCGCATCCGTGCGCCTAGTGGTAAGAGCGTTACACGCATCAAAAATATTTTGCGCGCCGCCACCTTGCATACCGTTTGCGAGGAAGCATCCTGCCCTAATTTGGGCGAGTGTTTTTCCAACGGGACCGCGACCTTCCTGATCATGGGCGACCGCTGCACCCGGTGCTGTCCATTTTGCGATGTGGGCCACGGTCAGCCCCAACCCTTGGACCCCGACGAGCCAGCGCACCTGGCGACGACCGTCGCCGCGCTGGGGTTACGCTACGTCGTGGTCACATCAGTGGATCGGGATGATTTGCGCGACGGCGGTGCTGGCCACTTCTCTAACTGTATCCGCGCCATCCGTGCGTGCGTGCCGCAGATCAGGATTGAAATTCTAACTCCGGATTTTCGGGGTCGGATGGAGCGGGCGCTAAATCTTCTGGCGGTAGATCCGCCGGATATTTTCAATCACAACCTTGAGACCGTCCCGCGTCTCTATCGGGAGGTACGGCCAGGTGCCGATTATGATCATTCCCTGACTTTGTTGCGAACCTTTGCAGCCCGCCATCCCAACGTGCCAACCAAGTCTGGCCTGATGCTAGGATTGGGAGAAACTCGCGCTGAAGTCGAAGAAGTGTTACGCGATTTGATTTCAAACGGTTGTGCCAGAATTACCGTGGGACAATACTTGCAACCTAGTCGTCAACATCTTCCCGTTGCTCGTTTTGTCCATCCTGAAGAATTCCTTTCGCTACGACAATATGCCAAGGAATTAGGCTTTACCCATATCGCCAGCGCACCAATGGTACGATCTTCCTATTACGCAGAATTACAGGCCACGGAGAATGAAACCCATGGCTAA
- the coaX gene encoding Type III pantothenate kinase yields MLEKSTGKLLLDIGNSRVKWGMLDEQGKISAVASHSRLRDGIQKIAENCWSDLSPTRVIVSNVAGNSIASELREWIQERWRVKVEFLIPQTCAHGVVNAYCDPSRLGSDRWAALLGAARRQHGHLCVVDCGTAVTMDALSADNIHLGGLIIPGLGLMRDSLITSTAGVRHTWGAEAAILARDTGSAVAGGTLYAVIALIDRVVADLAVELSEEVTVLITGGDGALMAPLLACHVEYQADLVLHGLAVIGNFPSEMQAINQV; encoded by the coding sequence ATGCTTGAAAAATCCACCGGAAAACTTCTATTAGATATCGGTAACTCACGGGTAAAGTGGGGAATGCTCGATGAGCAAGGAAAGATTTCAGCAGTAGCTTCGCATTCGCGCCTCCGCGATGGCATTCAAAAAATCGCCGAAAATTGTTGGTCGGATTTATCCCCGACACGAGTCATTGTCTCAAATGTTGCGGGAAATTCCATCGCAAGTGAATTAAGGGAATGGATACAAGAAAGATGGCGGGTGAAAGTAGAATTTTTGATACCGCAGACGTGCGCCCACGGAGTAGTCAACGCCTACTGCGATCCATCCCGTCTTGGCTCCGACCGTTGGGCCGCGCTTCTTGGTGCAGCGCGCAGGCAGCATGGTCATTTGTGCGTGGTTGATTGCGGTACCGCAGTAACGATGGACGCGCTTTCCGCCGATAATATCCATCTCGGTGGTTTGATTATCCCAGGATTGGGATTAATGCGTGACTCGTTAATCACCAGCACGGCAGGAGTTCGTCACACTTGGGGCGCAGAAGCGGCGATCCTTGCGCGGGATACCGGCAGTGCAGTCGCGGGTGGGACTCTTTATGCGGTCATCGCGCTTATTGATCGTGTCGTCGCCGATCTCGCTGTGGAACTCTCCGAGGAAGTCACAGTGCTCATTACAGGCGGAGATGGTGCGCTGATGGCTCCGTTGCTTGCCTGTCATGTCGAATACCAGGCCGATCTAGTTCTCCATGGTCTTGCTGTGATTGGAAACTTTCCGTCAGAGATGCAAGCTATAAACCAGGTTTAA
- a CDS encoding DNA polymerase III subunit epsilon, which produces MNWLSCILGERPHLTPEQTQRLLTWRKLPAADLGQPMEKSRYVVVDVETSGLSVNKDRLIAIGAVAVIGGRIHLGESLGIVLRQVHVSNKDNILIHGIGGEAQREGMQPAEALLAFLEYLGHDPLIAFHALFDEIMINRAIKTYLDMRFNHSWLDLAYIAPALFPRLAQKNQNLDQWMAQYGINNYSRHNAVADAVATAELLIALRPALSAKAIKNFNNLRDLERMQRMSAFHY; this is translated from the coding sequence GTGAATTGGTTATCATGCATCCTGGGCGAACGGCCGCATCTAACCCCGGAACAGACACAACGTTTGTTGACTTGGCGTAAGCTGCCCGCCGCCGATCTCGGACAACCGATGGAAAAGAGTCGTTACGTAGTGGTAGACGTTGAAACCAGCGGCCTGAGCGTTAACAAAGATCGACTCATCGCCATCGGCGCGGTGGCAGTGATTGGTGGCCGTATTCACCTCGGTGAAAGCCTGGGGATTGTTCTGCGCCAGGTTCATGTCAGCAACAAGGATAACATCCTGATTCATGGCATCGGCGGTGAGGCGCAACGCGAAGGAATGCAGCCGGCAGAAGCATTGCTGGCTTTCCTTGAATATCTTGGTCATGATCCCTTAATTGCTTTTCATGCCCTCTTTGACGAAATTATGATCAACCGTGCCATCAAAACTTATCTCGACATGCGTTTCAATCATTCTTGGCTGGACCTCGCGTATATTGCGCCGGCGCTATTTCCGCGACTTGCTCAAAAAAATCAGAACCTGGACCAGTGGATGGCTCAATATGGAATTAACAATTATTCTCGTCACAATGCCGTGGCCGATGCCGTCGCTACAGCGGAATTATTGATCGCGCTCCGTCCTGCGCTGTCCGCCAAAGCTATAAAAAATTTCAACAATTTACGTGATTTAGAACGGATGCAGCGCATGAGCGCCTTTCATTATTAA
- the hom gene encoding Homoserine dehydrogenase codes for MKPIHVGLLGIGTVGGGTFTVLKRNTEEIARRAGRQIQIVMVADCDLTRATEVTGGSCQLTDDAFAVVTDPRIDIIVELIGGTTIAKKLVLKAIEHGKHVVTANKALLAIHGAEIFAAARRQGVMVAFEAAVAGGIPIIKAVREGLAANQIQWIAGIINGTTNFILSEMRDQGLPFDVVLKEAQALGYAEADPTTDIEGFDAGHKITILAALAFGIPMQFDKAYIEGITRLDAIDIKYAEQLGYRIKLLGITKRVVVEGIAGVELRVHPTLIPAKRLIANVEGAMNAVVVHGDAVGTTLYYGKGAGSEPTASAVIADLIDVARMHTSAPENRVPNLAFQPDSLSDLPIVSMAEIETGYYLRLTVADRAGVLADVTRILADQGISIEAMIQREPAEGEDQTDIILLTHVTKEKNINAAIARIEALTAVHGKVTRLRREELR; via the coding sequence ATGAAACCCATCCATGTAGGCCTGCTTGGAATCGGAACCGTTGGCGGTGGCACCTTCACCGTCCTTAAACGCAATACCGAAGAGATCGCCCGGCGCGCCGGACGGCAGATTCAGATTGTCATGGTCGCTGATTGCGATCTAACGCGAGCCACCGAGGTTACCGGTGGTAGTTGCCAATTGACCGACGATGCCTTCGCCGTCGTGACTGATCCACGTATCGACATCATTGTTGAATTGATTGGAGGCACGACCATCGCCAAAAAGTTGGTACTCAAGGCCATTGAGCACGGCAAGCATGTTGTCACCGCCAACAAAGCATTACTCGCCATCCATGGTGCCGAAATTTTCGCAGCGGCGCGGCGTCAAGGCGTGATGGTCGCCTTCGAGGCGGCGGTAGCGGGCGGTATTCCGATTATCAAGGCAGTGCGCGAGGGACTGGCAGCGAACCAGATCCAGTGGATCGCTGGAATCATCAACGGGACGACCAATTTCATCCTTTCCGAGATGCGCGACCAAGGGCTACCGTTTGATGTCGTGCTCAAGGAAGCACAGGCGCTCGGCTACGCCGAGGCCGATCCGACCACCGATATCGAGGGTTTTGACGCCGGACACAAGATCACTATCCTCGCGGCGCTGGCCTTCGGCATCCCCATGCAGTTCGATAAGGCCTACATTGAGGGTATCACCAGGCTCGACGCGATTGACATTAAATACGCCGAGCAACTTGGCTATCGCATCAAGCTGCTTGGAATCACTAAGCGCGTTGTGGTTGAGGGCATCGCGGGCGTTGAATTGCGCGTGCATCCCACGCTGATTCCAGCTAAACGCTTGATCGCCAATGTTGAAGGAGCGATGAACGCCGTTGTCGTTCATGGCGACGCGGTCGGCACGACCCTGTACTACGGCAAAGGTGCGGGTTCCGAACCAACCGCGAGCGCGGTGATCGCTGACCTGATCGATGTCGCGCGTATGCATACCTCAGCCCCCGAGAATCGCGTGCCCAACCTGGCCTTTCAACCGGATTCCTTGTCGGATCTACCGATTGTTTCCATGGCGGAAATCGAAACCGGCTATTACCTGCGCCTCACGGTCGCCGACCGTGCAGGTGTTCTCGCCGATGTCACTCGGATTCTCGCCGACCAGGGGATCAGCATTGAGGCGATGATTCAACGCGAACCAGCAGAGGGCGAGGATCAGACCGATATCATTCTCCTGACGCATGTCACCAAGGAAAAAAATATCAACGCGGCGATAGCGAGAATTGAGGCGCTGACCGCCGTGCATGGCAAGGTCACGCGGTTGCGCCGCGAGGAATTGCGGTAG
- a CDS encoding Ca-activated chloride channel homolog, protein MIEFQWPWLLLFLPVPWLLRRWWRPATTTEQGILRVPSLAPFAAIIDGAPAGQRADRRWLWIATLAWLCLVLAAARPVWLGEPIELPVSGRDLMLAVDLSGSMDTADFLLDNHPVSRLAAIQHLAGEFIKRRVGDRLGLILFGRQAYVQTPLTFDRATVRQLLDEAVIGLAGKETAIGDAIGLATKRLRDNPQGNKVVILLTDGANTAGEVEPLQAATLAAKEGLTLYTIGVGADEMLVRSIFGMQRVNPSTDLDEKTLRAIADTTHGRYFRARDTAQLEEIYHLLDQLEPTSAERHTFRPQQTLFYWPLAAALLLAALVTLMKITWAA, encoded by the coding sequence ATGATTGAATTTCAATGGCCCTGGCTGCTCCTATTTCTCCCAGTGCCATGGTTGCTCCGCCGTTGGTGGCGTCCGGCCACGACGACTGAACAGGGTATTTTGCGCGTTCCGAGCTTGGCACCATTCGCAGCCATCATTGATGGCGCGCCTGCGGGTCAACGTGCTGATCGGCGCTGGTTGTGGATTGCCACCCTCGCCTGGCTGTGCCTAGTATTAGCCGCCGCTCGCCCCGTCTGGCTGGGTGAGCCGATAGAACTGCCGGTGAGCGGACGCGATCTAATGCTGGCGGTCGATCTCTCCGGCAGCATGGACACCGCCGATTTCCTTCTCGATAACCACCCTGTTAGCCGTCTTGCTGCGATTCAACATCTTGCCGGCGAATTCATTAAGCGTCGGGTGGGTGATCGGCTGGGCCTGATCCTCTTCGGTCGCCAAGCCTACGTGCAAACCCCGCTGACCTTTGACCGCGCCACCGTGCGTCAACTGCTCGACGAGGCAGTCATCGGTCTGGCTGGCAAGGAGACCGCCATTGGCGATGCCATCGGTCTGGCCACTAAACGGCTACGCGACAATCCACAGGGTAATAAGGTGGTTATTCTGCTTACCGATGGTGCCAATACTGCTGGCGAAGTGGAGCCACTTCAGGCTGCGACTCTCGCGGCCAAGGAGGGATTAACTCTTTATACCATTGGTGTAGGTGCTGACGAGATGCTGGTGCGTTCCATCTTTGGCATGCAGCGCGTTAACCCTTCTACCGATCTGGACGAAAAGACCCTGCGCGCCATCGCCGATACTACCCATGGTCGTTACTTTCGCGCTCGTGATACCGCCCAGTTGGAAGAAATTTACCACCTGCTTGATCAACTGGAGCCAACCAGCGCCGAGCGGCATACTTTTCGCCCGCAACAGACACTATTTTATTGGCCGTTGGCGGCAGCGCTGTTGTTGGCCGCGCTAGTAACGCTAATGAAAATCACTTGGGCTGCGTAA
- the dut gene encoding Deoxyuridine 5'-triphosphate nucleotidohydrolase — translation MKIKITRLNDSIPLPSYQTTESAGFDIASTVDMIIPPHGVEKVPTGLIIAAPGGHFLLIAARSSLPLKKGLIIANGVGVIDPDYAGPTDQIYILLHNFTHQPVEIKKGERLAQGIFLPFVQAIWEEVESIRDDDRGGMGSTGGYI, via the coding sequence ATGAAAATTAAAATTACACGTCTGAATGATTCCATTCCTCTTCCTTCCTACCAAACTACTGAATCTGCTGGATTTGATATTGCTTCGACCGTGGATATGATAATCCCCCCGCATGGAGTAGAAAAAGTTCCGACGGGTTTAATTATCGCGGCTCCAGGCGGTCATTTCTTGCTTATAGCGGCGCGCAGCAGTTTACCGTTAAAAAAAGGACTCATAATCGCTAATGGGGTTGGCGTGATCGATCCCGATTATGCTGGGCCAACTGATCAAATTTATATTCTCCTGCATAATTTTACCCACCAGCCCGTGGAAATAAAAAAGGGCGAGCGGCTGGCGCAAGGAATTTTTTTACCATTCGTGCAGGCAATTTGGGAAGAAGTAGAGTCAATCCGTGATGATGACAGGGGAGGAATGGGCAGCACGGGGGGATATATATGA
- a CDS encoding Kdo2-lipid IVA 3' secondary acyltransferase, translated as MKLTALLKSPFKNERVRSFLCWLGAHYIRLVYGSNRWEVIGEEVATSFWDNGKPFILAFWHGRILMMPYCWRSGKTIHMLISQHRDGKIISRIVGYFGIHTVPGSTHKGGSVAFRTLLKALKAGECVGITPDGPQGPRMIASEGIVQVARLAGVPVIPCTFATRHRHLLKTWDRFCVALPFARGIFIWGQPLVLPAKASAEDQEVFRRRIEDSLNAITNEADRRMGHPVMDRDNAT; from the coding sequence ATGAAGCTGACTGCGTTGTTGAAATCACCATTTAAAAATGAACGTGTTCGCAGTTTTTTATGCTGGCTGGGCGCGCACTATATCCGATTGGTATATGGTTCCAATCGATGGGAGGTGATAGGGGAAGAAGTGGCAACGTCCTTTTGGGACAATGGCAAACCATTCATCCTGGCTTTTTGGCATGGCCGAATTCTTATGATGCCCTACTGCTGGAGATCGGGAAAAACAATTCACATGTTGATTTCACAGCATCGTGACGGCAAGATTATTTCTCGAATTGTTGGTTATTTTGGTATTCATACAGTTCCGGGTTCCACGCATAAAGGAGGATCTGTAGCTTTTCGTACTTTATTGAAAGCGCTGAAGGCAGGAGAATGCGTGGGGATTACTCCCGATGGTCCACAAGGGCCGCGAATGATTGCTTCGGAGGGAATTGTTCAGGTAGCGCGCCTAGCCGGAGTTCCTGTCATTCCTTGTACTTTCGCTACCAGGCATCGTCATTTGCTCAAAACTTGGGATCGCTTTTGCGTGGCGCTACCATTCGCGCGTGGGATATTCATCTGGGGACAACCGTTGGTTTTACCGGCAAAGGCAAGCGCCGAGGATCAAGAGGTATTTCGTCGTCGTATCGAGGATTCACTCAATGCCATTACCAACGAGGCTGATCGTAGAATGGGACATCCAGTCATGGATCGGGACAATGCTACGTAA
- a CDS encoding Glycine cleavage system transcriptional repressor — protein MNYLVISALGQDRSGLVNELSSVILDAGCNIADSRMTVLGGEFSLLMLLSGPWNAIAKLENQISALQNRLGLIITLRRTEPRQPEGNMLPYQVEVISLDHPGIVYQLAKFFSARRINIEEMATSTYAAAHTGTPMFSVNMSVAVPADTHIARLREEFLDFCDEMNLDAVIEPVRG, from the coding sequence ATGAACTATTTGGTAATTTCAGCTCTCGGTCAGGATCGTTCGGGACTGGTTAATGAACTATCCTCGGTCATCTTGGATGCTGGATGCAACATCGCGGACAGCCGGATGACCGTGCTTGGAGGCGAGTTCTCGCTGCTCATGCTCCTGTCCGGCCCATGGAATGCCATTGCTAAACTAGAAAACCAAATTAGTGCCCTCCAGAATCGCCTGGGATTAATCATTACCCTTCGACGCACTGAGCCACGCCAACCCGAGGGCAACATGCTCCCATATCAAGTGGAAGTGATTTCTCTTGACCATCCGGGCATCGTCTATCAGCTTGCCAAATTTTTTTCCGCTCGTCGGATCAATATCGAAGAAATGGCTACCAGCACCTACGCAGCGGCCCATACCGGCACGCCAATGTTTAGTGTCAACATGAGCGTTGCGGTCCCCGCAGATACGCACATCGCGCGGTTGCGCGAGGAATTTCTAGATTTTTGTGATGAAATGAATCTTGATGCAGTCATCGAACCCGTGCGCGGATAA
- a CDS encoding PhoH-like ATPase, producing the protein MRSSHPSGRRLFVLDTNVLMHDPAAIFRFHEHDIFLPMTVLEELDAGKKGLSEVARNARQASRFLDEIIAKAAGENIELGLPISTLPGNNPKLESSGRLFFQTRTLASDLPSTLPGNIPDNAILATVMAIRLEHPQTAVTLVSKDINLRIKARILGILAEDYYNDQVLDDVDLLYTGQIELPVDFWETHGKEMDSWREEGRTFYRITGPLTKDFYPNQCLFHGQDQEFEALARRTDARGAIIELLRDYRNPRNNIWGITARNREQNFALNLLMDPNIDFVTLVGQAGTGKTLLALAAGLAQTLDEKFFREIIMTRVTIPVGEDIGFLPGSEEEKMTPWMGALMDNLEVLTHSEANSEWRQAVNNDLLQYRIKIRSLNFMRGRTFLNRYLIIDEAQNLTAKQIKTLITRAGPGSKVVCLGNLNQIDTPYLTETNSGLTNVVDRFKNWAHGGHITLVRGERSRLADYASTVL; encoded by the coding sequence ATGAGATCCAGTCACCCTTCCGGTAGACGTCTTTTTGTTCTCGATACCAACGTATTAATGCACGACCCTGCGGCCATTTTTCGTTTTCATGAGCATGACATTTTTTTGCCCATGACTGTGCTTGAAGAATTGGACGCAGGCAAGAAGGGTCTCTCGGAAGTAGCGCGCAATGCTCGCCAGGCGAGTCGTTTTCTGGATGAAATCATCGCCAAGGCTGCTGGAGAAAATATTGAGCTTGGCCTGCCCATTTCCACTTTACCGGGTAACAATCCTAAACTAGAATCAAGTGGACGACTATTTTTTCAAACACGCACTCTTGCCTCGGATTTACCTTCTACCCTGCCTGGAAACATTCCCGATAATGCTATTCTCGCCACGGTTATGGCGATTCGACTTGAGCATCCCCAAACTGCCGTCACTCTGGTTTCCAAGGATATCAATTTACGCATCAAGGCACGTATTCTTGGAATTTTGGCGGAAGATTATTATAATGACCAAGTATTAGATGATGTCGATTTACTTTATACCGGCCAAATCGAGCTACCCGTTGATTTTTGGGAAACCCACGGCAAGGAAATGGATTCGTGGCGGGAAGAGGGACGTACCTTTTATCGAATTACGGGACCGCTGACAAAGGATTTTTATCCCAATCAATGCCTATTTCATGGACAGGATCAAGAATTCGAAGCATTAGCGCGACGGACCGATGCGCGCGGTGCCATCATCGAATTATTGCGTGATTATCGCAATCCACGTAATAATATTTGGGGAATCACGGCGCGTAACCGAGAGCAAAACTTCGCTTTGAATTTACTTATGGACCCAAATATCGATTTCGTTACGCTGGTAGGTCAAGCGGGCACTGGAAAAACATTATTGGCTCTGGCCGCAGGTCTTGCTCAAACCCTGGATGAAAAATTTTTTAGGGAAATCATCATGACGCGCGTTACCATTCCAGTCGGGGAAGATATCGGTTTCTTACCGGGCAGCGAGGAAGAAAAAATGACTCCATGGATGGGGGCACTCATGGACAACCTTGAAGTGCTGACTCATTCCGAAGCCAATAGCGAATGGCGACAGGCGGTAAACAATGATTTACTTCAATATCGAATCAAGATTCGTTCATTGAATTTCATGCGCGGACGAACTTTTCTTAATCGCTATTTAATCATTGACGAAGCGCAAAACCTTACCGCCAAGCAAATTAAAACCTTAATTACCCGTGCTGGCCCGGGATCCAAAGTAGTATGCCTGGGAAATTTGAATCAAATCGATACTCCCTATCTTACTGAAACGAACTCAGGCTTGACCAATGTCGTGGATCGTTTCAAGAATTGGGCACACGGTGGACATATCACCCTGGTGCGTGGCGAACGTTCTCGTTTGGCTGATTATGCTTCGACAGTATTATAA